GCTCCGCCTCCAGCCCCCAACCCTGTTAGTAGCTGCCCCAAGGTCATGCGCCTGCGGAATGGAAAGCGCTTTGGAATGACACGATCACTCCCGTTGAGTGGGCACCCAAGAAGCCATCGGGAATGTCGTGTCCGCCCAGTGCTCTTTCTGCGATCCCAGCAGGGCCTTGGAGCCCTGGCCCAGAAAGGGGTCTTGACAAACTTTTGCTGCCCCTTTCTAGGGTTCTCTCCTTTCTGAGCCCTGGGCACTCTCACTGCTTCAGAGCAGATATCAtggttttcccagcactgtgTGCTGTGTCAGGTTCAATCTCcattaaagaaaatggaagaaaaggggATTTAAGTTACATTGAAGTGAAAACATTCAGGATCCCTGGTGGGACAGAGGAAAGAGCTTTGTCTCTCTAGTGGAATGCGATGCTCCAACTGGGAACAGTCCTTTAGCTGGGGCTTCTCATGATCACATTGTTTATTTGGCTCAGAATGGCTCCTTGCCTAAACCAGGAAGCCGGAGGATCCCTGTTAAAGTACACAAGGTTAAAAGGAAAGCATTAAAGGCTGgtcattctgggggcgcctgggtggctcagtcggttgggcatctgccttcggctcaggtcatgagatctctctcgtcctgagttcgagccctgcactgggttctgtgctgacagctcagagcctggagcctgcttcggattctgtatctccctctctctctgcccctcccccactcactctcttgtctctgcttctcaaaaatgaataaacgttaaaaaaaaaaaaaagctggtaaTTCTGGAAACTATCTTGATGGATCTAATTCCTCAAAAATCAAGAGAAGCAATTCTACGAGAGTAGGCATTTATCCGATGTAAAGACGACCCAAATCGCAAAGGAGGAAATACTTCTGAATAACCCGAAACCGCAGAAtactaattcttttaaaaatgagtttttaggTGGTCGTGAAATGTTAGCTGGCTGTAATGTTAGCTGCCCTATCCCACTAAATTCATTTGGAGCTTCTGACGTTTGATCATGTGTCAAATGTGGGGAATGAAACGTCATCACAAATACACAGAGGTAAGACTTCGAGGGGAGAAACAACGATCTGGGCCCCACCCAGTAGGGAGGATCCTTTCCCTGGTTGCTAATGCAGGTGGCGAAGACAGAACCCTAGGTCTAAGATGGACCCGGAGATTTAGGAACCTAGGACAGGCAGGGCAGGCTGGCCACGCAGAGGGAGAGCTGGGGCCGAAGGTCTAAAGCGGCTATCAGATTCCCTCTGGCGCACCTGTCAGCTCAGGGGCCGCCACCGGATACGCGCCCTGGCCTGTCGGTCCTCCCGGAAGTTCGACCTCCCGGGGGTTTGCTTCCGGTTCTGCTGGTTCCTTCCGGTCGCCATGgcgacggggcgcctgggggtcGGAGAGACGCTAGGGGCCCTCAACACCGCCCTGGGGCCTGGCGACCCCGTGTGGTTCAAGGAGACGCGCGCCCGCCACCTGCGTGCCCGAGACTTTCTGGCGCCGCGGCCCGCATTACAAGCGCGCTTCGGGGACGGACAGGTGGGCGCGAGCGGCCGAGTGGGGACATGCGGCGGGGGGCATCGCCGCAGCCCGCTCATCGCCCTTCCTCTCGCAGGTGCCCGAGCGTGTGGTCCGTGCAGTCGCCGGCCTGCAGGGCCCCGGCGTGGCCCCGGTGCTGCGCTGCGCGTCGACCCCCGCGGGTCTAGCGCTCCAGCTGCAGCGGCCCGCCGTCTTCGAGCGCGTGCTCGGCGCCGTGGCCGCCTATGTCGcgcccgccgcgcccgccgcgcCGAGCCCGCCCATCCTTCTCCACTGCCCGGCGCTGCGCAGCGCCCCCGGCGCGCTCCGCCTGAGCCAGCTGCGCGCCGTGCTCGTGGCCGATCATTTGGCGCGAACTCTGCGCGCTCACGGGTGAGCGCGACGCGGGGCCAAAGAGGCGGGGGTAGGAAGCTGGGACGGAAGCAGCTGCGAGTGGGAAGTAGGGGGAGCTGGGCCGGGTGATAGGGCTGAGGCGGTCGCCCTCGCTTCGCAGGGAGAGTGTGCGCCTCGTCCCCGCCGTGCGAGACCCGCACATGCCGACCTTCCTGCAGCAACTGCGCGTGGACTGGCCCGCTGCTTCGGAGAGAGCCGCCACCGAAGCCCTGAGGAACCGCGCGCTTGCAGAGCTTAGCCCTGCCCAGGAGCAGGGAGCCCTGCCCCGCGGCGTCCTGGGCACAGTGTACCTGCAGGAGCTGGTGCAAGAACGGGGACGCGCAGCTGGCTATGACCCCAACCTGGACAAGTGTCTGGGTAGGAGCTGGAGCCTCGCAGGgctggagagaaggtggggaCTCTGTGCTCCTGGCTAGCCTCAACGCCCTCGTGTTCTCTGCAGTGACTGAGGATCTGCTCTCGGTGCTAGCCGAGCTGCAGGAGGCTGCGCGCTGCTGGCCAGGGGACAGCCCTCCATCCCTGGTTAGTGACTGACCCGACTCCGTAGGCTGACACTGGCCAGCCGAGTGTCCTGTGTTCGCTCGGTGACCGTCTTCCTACACACCGTAGGCTGCGGCCCCAGATGCTAACGCAGACCGCTGCATGGTTGTGCACGTGGTGAGCTGTGAGGAGGAGTTCCAGCAACAAAAGGTGGACCTGCTTTGGCGGAAGCTGGATGACCAGGCTCCGCTCACACAGGTAGGTTTAGTggcttcctccccgcccccaccatccTGAGGGCCCTTGAAAACCCTCAAGCGTCCTGTTGGCCAGTGTGTCCATACGTGACACCTGATCCTGAGGGGGAGGTTAGGCTTGGTGAGTGGGTATTTGCCGCAGCTTGTGAGCATCCTGAGAGAAGGTGGGGTCCGGAGGCACATCCCAGAGAACACTGAAGAAACTGGACTGTGTCCTGGGGTGGGCTTGAAAGGCGGGGAGAGTCCAGGCACCAGATTTAGGCTTCCCAAAGGATTTGGTGTTGGAGGGTATCGCTTCCTAGCTGAGTGCCTGTTCTCTTCCCGACAGAAGCACCTGGTCTGTGGCCCGGTGAAAGTGGCTGGTGCACCCAGCACCCTCACTGCCCCTGAGTACTACGAGTGAGTGAGACTGGAAGGGAGGCCCCCTAGTCAGGGTAGTTGAGGTGGAGGGGAACTCCTCACCACCCCGCCTGCCCCGCTCACTCTTCTCCTCATGCAGGCTCCGGCACGCCCAGGTGTGCAAGGCTTCGGCAGTGAAGCACGGCAGGGACCTGGCACAAGGTGCGTGCGCCCAGGAACCCCTAGCTGTGCTCTGCAGGAGGGGCGGCTCGTCTGCTTCCCTGCCTGTGGAGACTCACCGACTGCACTCCCCCAGACCCAGCCTGGACAGAGGTCTTCAGCGTTCTCTCCGTGGCGACCATCAAGTTTGAGATGCTCAGCACAGCCCCGCACGGCCAGGTGAGCCTGGGTGACCTACAGGATCAGGGCTTGGACAGCACGTGTGGTGGCTGCAGCTGTGCCCCCATTCCTCAGCTTCTCCTGGCCCTGGCCGACAGCAGCATTTCCACAAAGGGCACCAAGAGCGGCACCTTCGTCATGTATAACTGTGCCCGTCTTGCCACACTGTTTGAAGGGTACAGGCACAGCATGGAACAAGGTCTGTACCCCACTTTTCCACCTGTGAGCAGTCTCGATTTCTCACTGCTACAGGATGAGGTGAGTGCCCTCCCCAGGTAGTTGGGCACCCACAGGAGGTTGGGACCTCATCTCCCAGCACCCTTCTTCCTCCCAGGGTGAGTGGCTCCTGCTCTTCAATGGCATCCTCCCCTTCCCAGACCTGCTGAGCCAGACAGCAGCCCTGGCATGCACAGCCCCAGGGCTGCACACCACCGCACGCACAGAGACGGTGAGGCAGAGGAGACGGGGACAGACACTGCACACTCAATGCTTTATTCTGGGTTGGGCACAAGATCAGAGACCAGCCAGtgactcagtctctgtctctagATGTGCAAGTTCCTGGTACAGCTCAGCATGGATTTCAGCTCCTACTATAACCGCATACACATCCTAGGAGTAAGTGCACAGCAAAACGGGGTGGGGAGTTGCGGGGGAGCAAGGGAAGCAAAGGACGAGACCAGCAGGCCCTTTCTCTCCAACAGGCACCTCGACCACACCTGTTTGGTCAAATGTTTGCCCGTCTCCAGCTTCTGCAGGCCGTGCGTGAAGTGCTTCACACCGGCCTAGCCACGCTGGGCCTCCCTCCGCTGAACCATATCTAAGGCCACAGAGACCCCAATATCTAGGAATGTTTACAGAGTCATCACctgaaaaaaagatacacagatttTGTTAGGGAcctgaaaccaaaaataaactacgTCTATTATAAAGCCTGGTCCTATTATAAGCAGTAGGGCATATTTTTGGTCTGCCCAGATGGCACCCtactcacctccagctcctgctctGACGTCAGGAACCCGCGGCTGCCGCCTCCTCCCCTCAAGGCACACTGGGCATGGGCACAGACAGTCACTCCTGTTCCACTCCGTCTGCGAGCAGGCCCCATACCCAGCATGCCGGCCACCGCGGGACACTTCAATCATACCAGTTGTAAACCTCAAGCCCCTGGCCCCCAAGAGCACAGCGGTGGCCAAACTCAGGGCTCACAGGCCAGCAGTCCATGTCAGCCACATCTGGGACGTGGTACACGGTACTGTTCATGAAGGTGGGCTCACCATGCCCCAGACGCCAGAAGGTCAGCCGTTGGTCGATGGAGGCTGAGACCATAAGGCTTGGGCTTAGGATCTTGAGGCCTGTCACATGGGCAGCATGTGCACAGGGGACAGAGTAT
This DNA window, taken from Neofelis nebulosa isolate mNeoNeb1 chromosome 4, mNeoNeb1.pri, whole genome shotgun sequence, encodes the following:
- the DALRD3 gene encoding DALR anticodon-binding domain-containing protein 3 isoform X1; this translates as MATGRLGVGETLGALNTALGPGDPVWFKETRARHLRARDFLAPRPALQARFGDGQVPERVVRAVAGLQGPGVAPVLRCASTPAGLALQLQRPAVFERVLGAVAAYVAPAAPAAPSPPILLHCPALRSAPGALRLSQLRAVLVADHLARTLRAHGESVRLVPAVRDPHMPTFLQQLRVDWPAASERAATEALRNRALAELSPAQEQGALPRGVLGTVYLQELVQERGRAAGYDPNLDKCLVTEDLLSVLAELQEAARCWPGDSPPSLAAAPDANADRCMVVHVVSCEEEFQQQKVDLLWRKLDDQAPLTQKHLVCGPVKVAGAPSTLTAPEYYELRHAQVCKASAVKHGRDLAQDPAWTEVFSVLSVATIKFEMLSTAPHGQLLLALADSSISTKGTKSGTFVMYNCARLATLFEGYRHSMEQGLYPTFPPVSSLDFSLLQDEGEWLLLFNGILPFPDLLSQTAALACTAPGLHTTARTETMCKFLVQLSMDFSSYYNRIHILGVSAQQNGVGSCGGAREAKDETSRPFLSNRHLDHTCLVKCLPVSSFCRPCVKCFTPA
- the DALRD3 gene encoding DALR anticodon-binding domain-containing protein 3 isoform X3; the encoded protein is MATGRLGVGETLGALNTALGPGDPVWFKETRARHLRARDFLAPRPALQARFGDGQVPERVVRAVAGLQGPGVAPVLRCASTPAGLALQLQRPAVFERVLGAVAAYVAPAAPAAPSPPILLHCPALRSAPGALRLSQLRAVLVADHLARTLRAHGESVRLVPAVRDPHMPTFLQQLRVDWPAASERAATEALRNRALAELSPAQEQGALPRGVLGTVYLQELVQERGRAAGYDPNLDKCLVTEDLLSVLAELQEAARCWPGDSPPSLAAAPDANADRCMVVHVVSCEEEFQQQKVDLLWRKLDDQAPLTQKHLVCGPVKVAGAPSTLTAPEYYELRHAQVCKASAVKHGRDLAQDPAWTEVFSVLSVATIKFEMLSTAPHGQLLLALADSSISTKGTKSGTFVMYNCARLATLFEGYRHSMEQGLYPTFPPVSSLDFSLLQDEMCKFLVQLSMDFSSYYNRIHILGVSAQQNGVGSCGGAREAKDETSRPFLSNRHLDHTCLVKCLPVSSFCRPCVKCFTPA
- the DALRD3 gene encoding DALR anticodon-binding domain-containing protein 3 isoform X4, with the translated sequence MATGRLGVGETLGALNTALGPGDPVWFKETRARHLRARDFLAPRPALQARFGDGQVPERVVRAVAGLQGPGVAPVLRCASTPAGLALQLQRPAVFERVLGAVAAYVAPAAPAAPSPPILLHCPALRSAPGALRLSQLRAVLVADHLARTLRAHGESVRLVPAVRDPHMPTFLQQLRVDWPAASERAATEALRNRALAELSPAQEQGALPRGVLGTVYLQELVQERGRAAGYDPNLDKCLVTEDLLSVLAELQEAARCWPGDSPPSLAAAPDANADRCMVVHVVSCEEEFQQQKVDLLWRKLDDQAPLTQKHLVCGPVKVAGAPSTLTAPEYYELRHAQVCKASAVKHGRDLAQDPAWTEVFSVLSVATIKFEMLSTAPHGQLLLALADSSISTKGTKSGTFVMYNCARLATLFEGYRHSMEQGLYPTFPPVSSLDFSLLQDEMCKFLVQLSMDFSSYYNRIHILGAPRPHLFGQMFARLQLLQAVREVLHTGLATLGLPPLNHI
- the DALRD3 gene encoding DALR anticodon-binding domain-containing protein 3 isoform X2 — translated: MATGRLGVGETLGALNTALGPGDPVWFKETRARHLRARDFLAPRPALQARFGDGQVPERVVRAVAGLQGPGVAPVLRCASTPAGLALQLQRPAVFERVLGAVAAYVAPAAPAAPSPPILLHCPALRSAPGALRLSQLRAVLVADHLARTLRAHGESVRLVPAVRDPHMPTFLQQLRVDWPAASERAATEALRNRALAELSPAQEQGALPRGVLGTVYLQELVQERGRAAGYDPNLDKCLVTEDLLSVLAELQEAARCWPGDSPPSLAAAPDANADRCMVVHVVSCEEEFQQQKVDLLWRKLDDQAPLTQKHLVCGPVKVAGAPSTLTAPEYYELRHAQVCKASAVKHGRDLAQDPAWTEVFSVLSVATIKFEMLSTAPHGQLLLALADSSISTKGTKSGTFVMYNCARLATLFEGYRHSMEQGLYPTFPPVSSLDFSLLQDEGEWLLLFNGILPFPDLLSQTAALACTAPGLHTTARTETMCKFLVQLSMDFSSYYNRIHILGAPRPHLFGQMFARLQLLQAVREVLHTGLATLGLPPLNHI